The following coding sequences are from one Triplophysa dalaica isolate WHDGS20190420 chromosome 12, ASM1584641v1, whole genome shotgun sequence window:
- the nr1d2a gene encoding nuclear receptor subfamily 1 group D member 2a isoform X1: protein MESPKQGGVITYVCSSSVASSPEQCMIDSSNSHSPASSPPLPTNQSRTTDVPTARLLSKHAHPRGHASEKTALAAKSGITKLNGMVLLCKVCGDVASGFHYGVHACEGCKGFFRRSIQQNIQYKKCLKTESCTIVRINRNRCQQCRFKKCLSVGMSRDAVRFGRIPKREKQRMLLEMQTAMNNMMNNSQLQCMLHGSQAVTCALETSQVDSSLPSPPDSPRSASELSRDSESVVPMDTSMSSASSCSSDSGEEDVSGNGLQRGDLFEYKRPVSPPRVGSVSPASSDTLSTSSKDEERLPRECWSVDSQRRSDCERNLKDTSGFYREHVTGYHMTQQSSQSPSTNRHYHPYNRNNINEVQRGGYRRHLVCPMNFSPFVDPCKPGHEIWEEFSKCFIPAVREVVEFAKRIHGFQDLSQHDQVNLLKAGTFEVLMVRFVSLFDVKERTVTFLSGRKYSMDLLHSLGTGELLTCMFEFSEKLTALQLNEEEMSLFTAVVLVSADRSAIENVSAVEALQETLIRALRNLIMTNHSNEAAVFTKLLLKLPELRSLNNMHSEELLAFQIQP from the exons ATGGAGTCACCTAAACAAG gAGGCGTGATCACCTACGTCTGCTCTTCAAGCGTCGCCTCCAGTCCAGAGCAGTGCATGATTGACAGCTCAAACAGCCATTCCCCAGCGTCCTCTCCGCCTCTGCCAACAAATCAGAGCCGTACCACAGATGTGCCCACCGCTAGACTGCTCTCAAAACACGCTCACCCGCGCGGGCACGCCTCTGAGAAGACGGCGCTCGCTGCTAAGAGTGGCATTACAA AGCTTAATGGAATGGTGCTTTTATGCAAAGTGTGTGGAGATGTGGCCTCCGGCTTCCACTACGGCGTTCACGCCTGCGAGGGCTGCAAG GGCTTCTTCAGAAGGAGCATCCAGCAGAATATTCAGTACAAGAAATGCCTGAAGACCGAAAGCTGCACCATCGTGCGAATAAACCGAAACCGCTGCCAGCAGTGCCGCTTCAAGAAGTGTTTATCCGTCGGGATGTCACGTGACG CCGTGCGATTCGGACGGATTCCCAAGCGTGAGAAACAGCGCATGCTCCTGGAGATGCAGACGGCCATGAATAACATGATGAACAACAGTCAGCTGCAGTGCATGCTTCACGGCAGTCAGGCCGTAACGTGTGCCTTAGAAACCAGCCAGGTCGACTCGTCTTTGCCGTCACCGCCGGATTCCCCGCGGTCTGCCTCCGAACTCTCTCGGGACTCCGAGTCGGTCGTTCCCATGGACACGTCCATGAGTTCGGCATCGTCGTGTTCGTCTGACAGCGGGGAAGAAGACGTGTCAGGCAATGGACTTCAGCGTGGCGACCTGTTTGAGTACAAGCGGCCCGTGAGTCCGCCTCGCGTGGGGTCCGTCTCTCCGGCCAGCTCGGACACGTTGAGCACCAGCAGCAAGGACGAGGAACGGCTGCCGCGGGAATGCTGGAGCGTTGACAGTCAGAGACGGTCAGACTGCGAGAGGAACCTGAAGGACACGTCTGGGTTTTACAGGGAACATGTGACCGGGTACCACATGACCCAGCAGAGCAGTCAAAGCCCCTCAACAAACAGGCATTACCACCCGTACAATCGGAACAACATCAACGAGGTTCAGAGAGGAGGATACAGAAGGCATCTG GTATGTCCTATGAACTTTTCACCCTTTGTGGACCCCTGCAAGCCCGGTCATGAAATCTGGGAAGAGTTTTCCAAGTGTTTCATCCCCGCTGTAAGAGAAGTGGTGGAATTCGCGAAGCGCATCCACGGTTTCCAGGACCTCTCCCAACACGACCAGGTCAACCTCCTCAAGGCAGGAACTTTCGAG GTGTTGATGGTGCGCTTTGTGTCTCTGTTTGATGTGAAAGAGCGGACCGTGACCTTTCTCAGCGGGAGGAAGTACAGCATGGATCTGCTGCATTCTCTGGGCACCGGAGAGCTTCTCACCTGCATGTTTGAGTTCAGCGAGAAACTCACGGCCCTGCAGCTCAACGAGGAAGAAATGAGTCTCTTCACGGCCGTGGTTCTGGTGTCTGCAG ACCGATCGGCCATTGAGAACGTGAGCGCCGTGGAGGCCCTGCAGGAGACTTTGATCAGAGCTTTGAGGAACCTGATCATGACGAACCACTCGAACGAAGCTGCTGTCTTCACCAAACTCCTCTTGAAGCTTCCCGAGCTGAGGTCGCTCAACAACATGCATTCAGAAGAGCTGCTGGCCTTTCAAATCCAACCATAA
- the nr1d2a gene encoding nuclear receptor subfamily 1 group D member 2a isoform X2: MESPKQGVITYVCSSSVASSPEQCMIDSSNSHSPASSPPLPTNQSRTTDVPTARLLSKHAHPRGHASEKTALAAKSGITKLNGMVLLCKVCGDVASGFHYGVHACEGCKGFFRRSIQQNIQYKKCLKTESCTIVRINRNRCQQCRFKKCLSVGMSRDAVRFGRIPKREKQRMLLEMQTAMNNMMNNSQLQCMLHGSQAVTCALETSQVDSSLPSPPDSPRSASELSRDSESVVPMDTSMSSASSCSSDSGEEDVSGNGLQRGDLFEYKRPVSPPRVGSVSPASSDTLSTSSKDEERLPRECWSVDSQRRSDCERNLKDTSGFYREHVTGYHMTQQSSQSPSTNRHYHPYNRNNINEVQRGGYRRHLVCPMNFSPFVDPCKPGHEIWEEFSKCFIPAVREVVEFAKRIHGFQDLSQHDQVNLLKAGTFEVLMVRFVSLFDVKERTVTFLSGRKYSMDLLHSLGTGELLTCMFEFSEKLTALQLNEEEMSLFTAVVLVSADRSAIENVSAVEALQETLIRALRNLIMTNHSNEAAVFTKLLLKLPELRSLNNMHSEELLAFQIQP, translated from the exons ATGGAGTCACCTAAACAAG GCGTGATCACCTACGTCTGCTCTTCAAGCGTCGCCTCCAGTCCAGAGCAGTGCATGATTGACAGCTCAAACAGCCATTCCCCAGCGTCCTCTCCGCCTCTGCCAACAAATCAGAGCCGTACCACAGATGTGCCCACCGCTAGACTGCTCTCAAAACACGCTCACCCGCGCGGGCACGCCTCTGAGAAGACGGCGCTCGCTGCTAAGAGTGGCATTACAA AGCTTAATGGAATGGTGCTTTTATGCAAAGTGTGTGGAGATGTGGCCTCCGGCTTCCACTACGGCGTTCACGCCTGCGAGGGCTGCAAG GGCTTCTTCAGAAGGAGCATCCAGCAGAATATTCAGTACAAGAAATGCCTGAAGACCGAAAGCTGCACCATCGTGCGAATAAACCGAAACCGCTGCCAGCAGTGCCGCTTCAAGAAGTGTTTATCCGTCGGGATGTCACGTGACG CCGTGCGATTCGGACGGATTCCCAAGCGTGAGAAACAGCGCATGCTCCTGGAGATGCAGACGGCCATGAATAACATGATGAACAACAGTCAGCTGCAGTGCATGCTTCACGGCAGTCAGGCCGTAACGTGTGCCTTAGAAACCAGCCAGGTCGACTCGTCTTTGCCGTCACCGCCGGATTCCCCGCGGTCTGCCTCCGAACTCTCTCGGGACTCCGAGTCGGTCGTTCCCATGGACACGTCCATGAGTTCGGCATCGTCGTGTTCGTCTGACAGCGGGGAAGAAGACGTGTCAGGCAATGGACTTCAGCGTGGCGACCTGTTTGAGTACAAGCGGCCCGTGAGTCCGCCTCGCGTGGGGTCCGTCTCTCCGGCCAGCTCGGACACGTTGAGCACCAGCAGCAAGGACGAGGAACGGCTGCCGCGGGAATGCTGGAGCGTTGACAGTCAGAGACGGTCAGACTGCGAGAGGAACCTGAAGGACACGTCTGGGTTTTACAGGGAACATGTGACCGGGTACCACATGACCCAGCAGAGCAGTCAAAGCCCCTCAACAAACAGGCATTACCACCCGTACAATCGGAACAACATCAACGAGGTTCAGAGAGGAGGATACAGAAGGCATCTG GTATGTCCTATGAACTTTTCACCCTTTGTGGACCCCTGCAAGCCCGGTCATGAAATCTGGGAAGAGTTTTCCAAGTGTTTCATCCCCGCTGTAAGAGAAGTGGTGGAATTCGCGAAGCGCATCCACGGTTTCCAGGACCTCTCCCAACACGACCAGGTCAACCTCCTCAAGGCAGGAACTTTCGAG GTGTTGATGGTGCGCTTTGTGTCTCTGTTTGATGTGAAAGAGCGGACCGTGACCTTTCTCAGCGGGAGGAAGTACAGCATGGATCTGCTGCATTCTCTGGGCACCGGAGAGCTTCTCACCTGCATGTTTGAGTTCAGCGAGAAACTCACGGCCCTGCAGCTCAACGAGGAAGAAATGAGTCTCTTCACGGCCGTGGTTCTGGTGTCTGCAG ACCGATCGGCCATTGAGAACGTGAGCGCCGTGGAGGCCCTGCAGGAGACTTTGATCAGAGCTTTGAGGAACCTGATCATGACGAACCACTCGAACGAAGCTGCTGTCTTCACCAAACTCCTCTTGAAGCTTCCCGAGCTGAGGTCGCTCAACAACATGCATTCAGAAGAGCTGCTGGCCTTTCAAATCCAACCATAA